The following proteins come from a genomic window of Streptomyces liliiviolaceus:
- a CDS encoding winged helix-turn-helix domain-containing protein: protein MSEERSGDGGGKEFARVLEELRNRIITETYPLNSVLPTQRALAEEFGVSRDTVQRVVKALAAEKRIESRQGSGSRVVKTQRIHPAAVPQDTTPRPSTLGPIMTEAFSRPEVGLDVFTLTGESLVTHVRVQDERMRRKSEPAPQRITMRVLVPSGEVDLPFPRAKDDPADPRPAKHVRAIALGSITSLRNILELLRVHKKVAEVDLQIRYTTVVPNFKFYLLNGSEALFGLYRVVDRPIILADGEVLPAMDVEGVGAHLMHYVSDEDPNSPGSFFVDSMQSYFDSLWSVSSDAARQGPGGGQDRGV, encoded by the coding sequence GTGAGCGAAGAGCGGAGCGGTGATGGAGGCGGCAAGGAGTTCGCACGCGTCCTGGAAGAGCTGCGCAACCGCATCATCACCGAGACCTACCCCCTGAACAGTGTCCTGCCGACGCAGCGGGCGCTGGCCGAGGAGTTCGGGGTCTCCCGCGACACCGTCCAACGGGTGGTGAAGGCACTGGCTGCCGAGAAGCGGATCGAGTCCCGTCAGGGCAGCGGATCGCGAGTGGTCAAGACCCAACGGATTCACCCGGCAGCGGTGCCGCAGGACACAACACCTCGCCCCAGCACGCTCGGCCCGATCATGACCGAGGCGTTCAGCCGTCCGGAGGTCGGACTGGACGTCTTCACGCTGACCGGTGAATCCCTCGTCACCCACGTTCGCGTGCAGGACGAGAGGATGCGCCGCAAATCCGAGCCCGCCCCACAACGCATCACCATGCGCGTTCTGGTGCCGTCCGGGGAAGTGGACCTGCCCTTTCCCCGGGCCAAGGACGATCCGGCGGACCCGCGTCCGGCGAAGCACGTACGGGCCATCGCGCTCGGATCCATCACCTCGCTACGCAACATCCTTGAGTTGCTGCGCGTCCACAAGAAAGTGGCAGAGGTCGATCTGCAGATCCGCTACACCACGGTGGTCCCGAACTTCAAGTTCTATCTGCTCAACGGCTCGGAGGCGCTGTTCGGGCTGTACCGGGTGGTCGATCGCCCGATCATCCTCGCGGACGGTGAGGTGCTGCCGGCCATGGATGTCGAAGGCGTCGGCGCCCATCTCATGCACTACGTGAGCGATGAGGATCCGAACTCCCCGGGCTCCTTCTTCGTGGACAGCATGCAGAGCTATTTCGATTCCCTGTGGAGTGTGTCGTCCGACGCTGCCCGCCAGGGTCCTGGCGGCGGCCAGGACCGAGGTGTGTGA
- a CDS encoding phosphotransferase, whose translation MSGDADVVEGPLQGYHHETYVFPLPGGAEAESAVRVKCREPRSNLLWFDRRCFESEEQLLRALQGIVDGIPEIVQAGPVGLQRFIEGQTLGSRCGSGSAVPHSVLDQIVGLFRQLAGIRSEALVADRRCELRDRAREGDTSDFLERLICFTEERVYQENLPAFEELFASFGVDGDSFKRLRKHVSGLTERPFCLLHADLHRENFIVDPGGRLWTIDWELAMVGDPLYELATHLYLMRYPRAQEDRMKARWHRTVEDVAPGSSAGWEEDLPKLLDYKRAQSVFTDVIRMSLSLGTGPDPDAGALGRAGGKIQKVLAAAAEPLGLEKVPSLPDISVSLLRWYRQREEGLYPRTG comes from the coding sequence GTGAGTGGCGACGCGGACGTGGTCGAGGGGCCACTTCAGGGCTACCACCACGAAACGTACGTCTTTCCGCTGCCCGGCGGAGCGGAGGCTGAATCGGCGGTCCGCGTGAAGTGTCGTGAGCCGAGAAGCAACTTGCTGTGGTTCGACCGTCGTTGCTTCGAGTCGGAGGAGCAGCTGCTGCGGGCCCTCCAGGGGATCGTCGACGGCATCCCCGAAATCGTCCAGGCGGGTCCGGTCGGTCTGCAGCGGTTCATCGAGGGGCAGACGCTGGGTTCGCGGTGCGGGTCGGGCAGCGCCGTTCCCCACTCCGTCCTGGATCAGATCGTCGGGTTGTTCAGACAGTTGGCCGGCATCAGATCCGAGGCGCTCGTGGCGGACAGGAGATGCGAACTCCGGGACCGCGCGAGGGAGGGCGACACCTCGGACTTCCTGGAGCGGCTCATCTGTTTCACCGAAGAACGTGTCTACCAGGAGAACCTGCCCGCTTTCGAGGAACTGTTCGCCTCGTTCGGTGTGGACGGCGACTCCTTCAAGCGCCTCAGAAAGCATGTGTCCGGGCTGACCGAACGTCCTTTCTGTCTGCTGCACGCAGACCTGCACCGTGAGAACTTCATCGTCGATCCCGGAGGTCGTCTCTGGACCATCGACTGGGAATTGGCGATGGTCGGTGATCCTTTGTACGAACTGGCAACGCACCTCTACTTGATGCGGTATCCGAGGGCGCAGGAGGATCGGATGAAGGCGAGGTGGCACCGGACGGTCGAGGACGTCGCGCCCGGCAGTTCGGCCGGCTGGGAAGAGGACCTGCCGAAACTGCTCGACTACAAACGAGCCCAGTCGGTCTTCACCGACGTCATCCGTATGTCTTTGTCGCTCGGTACAGGGCCGGACCCGGACGCCGGTGCCCTCGGCCGGGCGGGCGGCAAGATACAGAAAGTGCTGGCTGCCGCCGCGGAACCGCTGGGGCTGGAGAAGGTGCCGAGCCTGCCCGATATCTCGGTCTCCCTCCTCCGGTGGTACCGGCAGCGTGAAGAGGGTCTGTATCCCCGAACCGGTTGA
- a CDS encoding TetR/AcrR family transcriptional regulator yields MGAMGLRERKKLRMYQDVSDIAISLFLEKGFERVSVAEVAAAAEISKPTLFRYFSSKEDLVLHRFADHQAEAARVVGERPPGQSATDALRLHFLAGIERSDPVTGVNGDPQVLAFHRLLYGTPSLVARLYEYLERSEAALAAALGGDLEARLAAGQTVAVQRILAMDNWRRIAGGEDIAKVRRDAVVAAEAAFARLAAGLPAYEME; encoded by the coding sequence ATGGGCGCCATGGGGCTGCGTGAGCGCAAGAAGCTGCGGATGTACCAGGACGTCTCCGACATCGCCATCTCGCTCTTCCTGGAGAAGGGGTTCGAGCGGGTCTCCGTCGCGGAGGTCGCCGCCGCGGCCGAGATCTCCAAACCGACCCTCTTCCGGTACTTCTCCTCCAAGGAGGACCTCGTCCTGCATCGGTTCGCCGATCATCAGGCCGAGGCCGCGCGGGTGGTCGGGGAACGGCCGCCCGGGCAGTCCGCGACGGACGCCCTGCGGCTGCACTTCCTGGCCGGGATCGAGCGCAGCGACCCCGTGACCGGCGTCAACGGCGATCCCCAGGTGCTCGCCTTCCACCGGCTGCTGTACGGGACCCCGTCGCTCGTGGCCCGGCTGTACGAGTACCTGGAGCGTTCCGAGGCCGCGCTGGCCGCGGCCCTCGGCGGGGACCTGGAGGCGCGCCTCGCCGCCGGGCAGACAGTCGCCGTCCAGCGGATCCTCGCGATGGACAACTGGCGGCGGATCGCCGGGGGCGAGGACATCGCGAAGGTGCGCCGGGACGCCGTCGTCGCGGCCGAGGCCGCCTTCGCGAGACTGGCGGCGGGACTCCCCGCGTACGAGATGGAGTAA
- the dtd gene encoding D-aminoacyl-tRNA deacylase has product MRAVVQRVDGASVVVNGETVGEIDGEGLCVLVGVTHEDTKEKAAQLARKLWSVRMLADEKSCSDIDAPLLVISQFTLYGDARKGRRPTWNAAAPGDVAEPLVDEVVAQLRSLGATVATGRFGAQMRVSLTNDGPFTVLIDM; this is encoded by the coding sequence ATGCGTGCGGTGGTGCAGAGGGTGGACGGCGCGAGCGTCGTCGTGAACGGTGAGACGGTCGGGGAGATCGACGGCGAGGGACTGTGCGTCCTCGTCGGGGTGACCCATGAGGACACGAAGGAGAAAGCGGCCCAACTGGCCCGCAAACTCTGGTCCGTACGGATGCTGGCCGACGAGAAGTCGTGCTCCGACATCGACGCGCCGCTGCTCGTCATCAGCCAGTTCACCCTCTACGGGGACGCCCGCAAGGGCCGGCGCCCCACCTGGAACGCGGCGGCCCCCGGCGATGTGGCCGAGCCCCTCGTGGACGAGGTCGTGGCCCAACTCCGTTCGCTGGGCGCGACGGTGGCCACGGGCAGGTTCGGCGCGCAGATGCGCGTCTCGCTGACGAACGACGGCCCGTTCACCGTACTGATCGACATGTGA
- a CDS encoding HAD family hydrolase — protein sequence MTTDTQQTGPVTAETENLYAVIEQARFVLFDFDGPICRLFAGHSAEDVAKDLVRWLEQQGLRELLTEEERVHPDPMAVLYAVNRRHPHSDLVVELEDRLTQQELKAAPSAWPTEFADPLIRTWSAIGVRLAVATNNSPRTAASYLEGRGLADCFVPNIYGRTHDLDQLKPHPHCLNRAMNALGAAPRSTLMIGDAPSDHQAAERAGVQFLGYARNSHKEKLLRDAGAEHVVGSLEPVLQALRGQA from the coding sequence GTGACTACTGATACGCAGCAGACTGGTCCGGTGACAGCAGAGACAGAAAACCTTTACGCGGTGATCGAGCAAGCCCGTTTCGTCCTGTTCGACTTCGACGGGCCGATCTGTCGGCTCTTCGCAGGTCACTCGGCGGAGGATGTGGCCAAGGACCTCGTGAGATGGCTCGAACAGCAGGGCCTCCGTGAACTCCTCACCGAGGAGGAGCGCGTCCACCCCGACCCGATGGCGGTCCTGTACGCGGTCAACCGCCGTCATCCGCACAGCGATCTCGTGGTCGAACTGGAGGACCGGCTCACCCAGCAGGAACTCAAGGCGGCGCCTTCCGCGTGGCCCACTGAATTCGCGGACCCGCTGATCCGGACCTGGAGCGCGATCGGCGTGCGGCTGGCCGTGGCGACCAACAACTCACCCCGTACAGCGGCCTCTTACCTGGAGGGCCGGGGTCTGGCCGACTGCTTCGTGCCCAACATCTACGGCCGCACGCACGACCTGGACCAGCTCAAGCCGCACCCGCACTGCCTCAATCGGGCCATGAACGCCCTGGGCGCCGCCCCGCGGTCCACCCTCATGATCGGTGACGCACCCTCGGACCACCAGGCCGCGGAAAGGGCCGGTGTCCAGTTCCTCGGCTACGCGCGTAACAGCCACAAGGAGAAACTGCTGCGGGACGCCGGAGCCGAGCACGTGGTGGGTTCGCTGGAACCGGTGCTGCAGGCCCTACGGGGTCAGGCCTGA
- a CDS encoding winged helix-turn-helix domain-containing protein, with protein MSHREVADELRSRIVSGELRAGERMPTQARLADEFGVERGTVRQALRILQSENLLSNVSKGSPATVAESVEKALTGPAAPPRTTMVALASRITAAFSAPHVEIDALCLTAVSLTLAMGEPLRLIHEGRLKPARIDVRVLLPSRDIDLAFPAAVDATEDGERVRRRWLAQRNAQGQVLKHNLLALRATHGIDVHITFRALPFTPPVKLYLLNEAEALFAYYTLSRRGAEIDSEYLETYDAEGTQSTLFAFEQGEGLRATTFVEQSHLWFNALWETISSELVLTG; from the coding sequence ATGTCACACCGCGAGGTGGCCGACGAGCTGCGCAGCCGGATCGTGTCGGGTGAGCTGCGGGCGGGCGAGCGCATGCCCACCCAGGCCAGGCTGGCCGACGAGTTCGGAGTCGAGCGCGGGACCGTACGGCAGGCGCTGCGCATCCTGCAGTCGGAGAACCTGCTGTCCAACGTGTCCAAGGGCAGTCCGGCGACCGTCGCCGAGAGCGTGGAGAAGGCGCTGACCGGGCCGGCGGCTCCACCGCGGACCACCATGGTGGCGCTGGCCTCACGGATCACGGCCGCCTTCTCGGCGCCCCATGTGGAGATCGACGCCCTGTGTCTGACGGCCGTCTCCCTGACGCTCGCGATGGGCGAACCGCTGCGCCTCATCCACGAGGGCCGATTAAAACCGGCCAGGATCGACGTCCGCGTGCTCCTGCCGTCCCGCGACATCGATCTCGCCTTCCCGGCGGCGGTGGACGCGACGGAGGACGGGGAGCGGGTGCGGCGGCGGTGGCTGGCCCAGCGCAACGCCCAGGGCCAGGTCCTGAAGCACAACCTGCTGGCGCTGCGGGCGACGCACGGCATCGACGTACACATCACGTTCAGGGCCCTGCCGTTCACTCCGCCGGTGAAGTTGTACCTGCTCAACGAGGCGGAGGCGCTCTTCGCGTACTACACGCTGTCGCGGCGGGGGGCGGAGATCGACAGTGAGTACCTGGAGACGTACGACGCCGAGGGGACCCAGTCGACGCTGTTCGCCTTCGAGCAGGGGGAGGGGCTGCGGGCCACGACGTTCGTGGAGCAGTCGCATCTGTGGTTCAACGCACTGTGGGAGACCATCAGCTCGGAGCTGGTGCTCACGGGCTGA
- a CDS encoding HelD family protein: protein MTSADPERTLADSLRSLRHERGYHDLCRAALAAMVDGAQEHVVTGEDVSASGADAEVLGYALRSRAKEMRELPEGPLFFGRLDFRTDPAAGDHAGQGYHIGRRRISEHPAAPPLVVDWRAPVSRAFYQASARRPQGVGVRRRFGWAPGSRGESADLTGLEDEHLGDARPEASGLRSRILTNEIERPRVGPMRDIAATIQPDQDDLVRADLAVSVCVQGAPGTGKTAVGLHRAAYLLYTHPRRIRRGGLLILGPNPTFLSYIAEVLPALGETGVRQSTIGDEIGRHPVRGEDDESAAVVKHDARMARVLRRALHSRVDPAGGEGLGDLAVPDGSYRWRVSAGALARIVAGVRAEEPPYAVGRERVRTRVVRNVQAQAERRAGPQSNAWLQRISRARSIGAYVDSVWPRVRPEEVVAELLGDPDALAAAADGVLDADEQKAVLWGRPPRSWKSARWSAADLVLLDEVAGLIEHPDGYSHLVVDEAQDLSPMECRAIGRRAAFGSVTVLGDLAQGTTPWAAREWGELLAHLGKPEASVVPLTTGFRVPGAVVELANRVLARLDVGVPPGRSLRTDGELRIHPTAPSDVLRETAECVRRALTYEGSIGVVTADPDVVRVREALGAAGIEAAEVNQLGARVTVLGAGVAKGLEYDHVVAVEPAAIAEGDGRGLRRLYVVLTRAVSRLDVVHARPLPFD, encoded by the coding sequence ATGACGTCAGCCGACCCCGAACGCACCCTCGCCGACTCCCTCCGCTCCCTCCGTCATGAGCGCGGCTACCACGACCTCTGCCGCGCTGCCCTCGCCGCGATGGTCGACGGCGCCCAGGAACACGTCGTCACCGGAGAGGACGTGTCCGCGTCCGGCGCCGACGCCGAAGTGCTCGGGTACGCGCTCCGCAGCCGTGCGAAGGAGATGCGGGAACTGCCCGAAGGGCCGCTGTTCTTCGGCCGGTTGGACTTCCGGACGGACCCCGCGGCCGGTGACCACGCCGGGCAGGGCTATCACATCGGGCGCCGCCGCATCAGCGAGCACCCCGCGGCCCCGCCCCTCGTCGTCGACTGGCGCGCCCCCGTCTCCCGCGCCTTCTACCAGGCGAGCGCTCGCCGTCCACAGGGTGTGGGTGTACGGCGGCGGTTCGGCTGGGCGCCGGGCAGCCGGGGGGAGTCGGCCGACCTCACGGGACTTGAGGACGAGCACCTCGGCGACGCGCGTCCGGAAGCCTCCGGCCTGCGGAGCCGCATCCTCACGAACGAGATCGAGCGCCCCCGGGTCGGCCCGATGCGCGACATCGCGGCGACCATCCAGCCGGATCAGGACGACCTCGTACGGGCCGATCTCGCCGTGTCCGTCTGCGTGCAGGGCGCGCCCGGCACCGGAAAGACGGCCGTCGGGCTGCACCGGGCCGCGTACCTGCTCTACACCCATCCGCGGCGCATCCGGCGCGGCGGACTGCTGATCCTCGGGCCGAACCCCACCTTCCTCTCCTACATCGCGGAGGTGCTGCCCGCGCTCGGCGAGACCGGCGTGCGGCAGTCGACGATCGGGGACGAGATCGGCCGGCATCCGGTCAGGGGCGAGGACGACGAGAGCGCCGCCGTCGTCAAGCACGACGCCCGCATGGCGCGGGTGCTGCGGCGCGCCCTCCACTCCCGGGTGGACCCGGCGGGGGGCGAGGGCCTCGGTGATCTCGCCGTGCCCGACGGTTCGTACCGCTGGCGGGTGTCAGCCGGTGCGCTCGCGCGGATCGTGGCGGGCGTACGGGCCGAGGAGCCGCCGTACGCCGTCGGACGTGAGCGCGTACGGACCCGGGTCGTGCGGAACGTACAGGCGCAGGCCGAACGGCGGGCCGGGCCCCAGTCCAACGCCTGGCTGCAGAGGATCTCCCGGGCGCGGTCCATCGGCGCGTACGTCGACTCGGTGTGGCCCAGGGTGCGGCCGGAGGAGGTCGTCGCGGAACTGCTCGGCGATCCGGACGCGCTGGCCGCCGCGGCCGACGGGGTGCTGGACGCGGACGAACAGAAGGCGGTCCTGTGGGGCCGGCCGCCCCGGTCGTGGAAGTCCGCCCGCTGGTCCGCGGCCGATCTGGTCCTGCTCGACGAGGTCGCGGGCCTGATCGAACACCCTGACGGCTACAGCCACTTGGTCGTCGACGAGGCCCAGGACCTGTCGCCGATGGAGTGCCGGGCGATCGGCCGGAGAGCCGCCTTCGGGTCGGTCACGGTCCTCGGCGACCTCGCCCAGGGGACCACGCCGTGGGCCGCCCGGGAGTGGGGCGAACTCCTCGCCCACCTGGGAAAGCCCGAGGCGTCGGTGGTGCCGTTGACCACCGGGTTCCGGGTGCCCGGGGCGGTGGTCGAACTGGCGAACCGCGTACTGGCCCGGCTGGACGTGGGGGTGCCCCCGGGTCGCTCCCTGCGCACGGACGGCGAGCTGCGGATCCACCCGACGGCCCCCTCGGACGTGCTGCGGGAGACGGCCGAGTGCGTCCGCCGCGCGCTCACGTACGAGGGGTCCATCGGGGTCGTCACCGCCGACCCGGACGTCGTACGGGTGCGGGAGGCGCTCGGAGCCGCTGGGATCGAGGCCGCCGAGGTGAACCAACTGGGCGCCCGGGTAACGGTGTTGGGGGCCGGTGTCGCGAAAGGGCTCGAATACGACCACGTCGTGGCCGTGGAACCGGCCGCGATCGCGGAGGGCGACGGGCGGGGGCTGCGCCGGTTGTACGTCGTGCTGACGCGGGCCGTGTCCAGACTGGACGTCGTGCACGCGCGGCCACTGCCGTTCGATTGA
- a CDS encoding GNAT family N-acetyltransferase, with protein MNPLNPRQDIDVRPIRDDGVPEWTRALNTGFLRPPSVSEAEIADRGGYLVPERTLGAFDGERCVGTFRSFPQEITAVGGAAVRAAAITNVTVTSTHRRRGILTRMMARELAAAEERGDVVATLIAAEYPIYGRYGFGAATTAAEWTVDVPRTGLDPRRAGPEDGGRVDLVDADEVRKTGPELYERFRRAQPGAVDRSERWWRIATGALLLDRVTWTEPFHAVYRDARGEVEGLLSYTVDDRWGDAKQPLQTAKVTDLIAVSPAAERALWRYVCSIDWVTRVRTGWRAPDDLLPHLLPDPRAAAITSQADWLWVRILDVVAALEARTYAATGALVLEVTDGQGAAGGRYRLDASPEGVSCVRTTEDAELTLGIAELSELWLGGESAVRLAALGRVREERAGAGPLADALLRTSRRPWCPDIF; from the coding sequence ATGAACCCGCTGAACCCGCGCCAGGACATCGACGTACGCCCCATCCGTGACGACGGGGTCCCGGAGTGGACCCGTGCGTTGAACACCGGTTTTCTCCGGCCGCCGAGTGTGTCGGAGGCCGAGATCGCGGACCGCGGCGGCTACCTCGTGCCCGAGCGGACGCTGGGGGCCTTCGACGGCGAGCGGTGCGTGGGGACCTTCCGGTCGTTCCCGCAGGAGATCACGGCGGTGGGCGGCGCGGCCGTACGGGCCGCCGCCATCACGAACGTGACCGTGACCTCCACGCACCGCAGGCGGGGCATCCTGACGCGGATGATGGCCCGGGAACTGGCCGCCGCCGAGGAGCGGGGCGACGTCGTGGCGACGCTGATCGCCGCGGAGTACCCGATCTACGGGCGGTACGGGTTCGGGGCGGCGACGACGGCCGCCGAGTGGACCGTCGACGTCCCGCGGACGGGGCTCGACCCCCGCCGGGCCGGCCCCGAGGACGGCGGCCGTGTCGACCTGGTGGACGCCGACGAGGTACGGAAGACCGGGCCCGAGCTGTACGAGCGCTTCCGGCGGGCGCAGCCGGGCGCGGTCGACCGGAGCGAGCGGTGGTGGCGGATCGCCACCGGCGCGCTGCTGCTGGACCGGGTCACGTGGACCGAGCCCTTCCACGCGGTGTACCGCGATGCGCGCGGCGAGGTCGAGGGGCTGCTCTCGTACACCGTGGACGACCGCTGGGGAGACGCGAAGCAGCCGCTGCAGACCGCGAAGGTCACGGACCTGATCGCCGTCTCGCCGGCCGCGGAACGCGCCCTGTGGCGGTACGTCTGCTCGATCGACTGGGTCACGCGGGTCAGGACGGGGTGGCGGGCGCCGGACGACCTGCTGCCGCATCTGCTGCCTGACCCGCGCGCGGCGGCGATCACCTCGCAGGCCGACTGGCTGTGGGTACGGATCCTGGACGTCGTGGCGGCCCTGGAGGCACGGACGTACGCGGCGACCGGCGCCCTCGTCCTGGAAGTGACCGACGGGCAGGGGGCGGCCGGGGGCCGGTACCGGCTGGATGCCTCGCCCGAGGGCGTCAGCTGTGTCCGGACCACGGAGGACGCCGAACTGACGCTGGGGATCGCCGAGTTGAGTGAACTGTGGCTCGGGGGCGAGTCCGCGGTGCGGCTCGCGGCGCTGGGCCGGGTCCGGGAAGAACGAGCGGGCGCCGGCCCGTTGGCCGACGCCCTGCTGCGTACGTCCAGGCGACCGTGGTGCCCGGACATCTTCTGA
- a CDS encoding nitroreductase/quinone reductase family protein encodes MPNDFNQQIIEEFRANAGEVGGPFEGARLILLTTTGARSGERHTTPVAYFADGDGDVLVIASAAGAPKHPDWFHNLVAHPQVTVESGVFTYEATAEVLAGAARDDAFARAVEADPGWADYQARTSRVIPVVVLHQVPSDGPPNVSASSMGQYVQLIHDAFRRELALIRKEIGNAGPTLGAQLRINCLTFCQGLHNHHTGEDIAMFPFLADSHPDLAPVLDRLREEHERIAELTAELKQVVGADPTDPASSADPAHVRAEVERLTIALEAHLTYEEEQLIPVLDAPTGSARAAGSAH; translated from the coding sequence ATGCCCAACGACTTCAACCAGCAGATCATCGAAGAATTCCGCGCCAACGCCGGGGAGGTCGGCGGCCCCTTCGAGGGTGCCCGGCTGATCCTGCTGACCACCACGGGAGCCCGTTCCGGGGAGCGGCACACCACTCCGGTCGCGTACTTCGCCGACGGGGACGGGGACGTGCTGGTCATCGCCTCGGCCGCGGGTGCTCCGAAGCATCCGGACTGGTTCCACAACCTGGTCGCGCATCCGCAGGTCACCGTGGAGAGCGGGGTGTTCACGTACGAGGCCACCGCCGAGGTCCTGGCGGGCGCCGCGCGTGACGACGCGTTCGCCCGAGCGGTCGAGGCCGACCCCGGCTGGGCCGACTACCAGGCCAGGACCAGCCGGGTGATCCCGGTGGTCGTCCTCCACCAGGTTCCGAGCGACGGTCCGCCGAACGTGAGCGCCTCCTCGATGGGCCAGTACGTGCAGCTGATCCACGACGCCTTCCGGCGCGAACTCGCCCTGATCCGCAAGGAGATCGGCAACGCGGGCCCCACGCTCGGGGCCCAGCTCCGCATCAACTGCCTGACGTTCTGCCAGGGCCTGCACAACCACCACACCGGCGAGGACATCGCCATGTTCCCGTTCCTGGCGGACAGCCACCCGGACCTCGCCCCGGTCCTCGACCGTCTGCGCGAGGAGCACGAGCGGATCGCCGAGCTGACGGCGGAGTTGAAACAGGTCGTCGGCGCGGACCCGACGGACCCGGCCAGCTCGGCGGACCCCGCACACGTACGCGCGGAGGTCGAGCGCCTCACCATCGCGCTGGAGGCGCATCTGACGTACGAGGAGGAGCAGTTGATCCCCGTACTGGACGCGCCGACCGGATCGGCCAGGGCGGCCGGGTCGGCGCACTAG
- a CDS encoding winged helix-turn-helix domain-containing protein, which translates to MVVTQENVAVNGSRRLSPQEIADILRDRIRAGDLRAGDRLPTQAELADEFGVERGTVRQALRALQDDGLLSNVSKGSPPRIAEVTHTRDEPQPTMVALAPRLVEAFAAPRVRIDVVCHTAETLMLAIGDPVRKIHEGTLRPESIDVRILVPSREITLAFPVSVDSDADDDPVHQRWLDMRNAQGHVLRHNLRALRSSHGIDVRVTFRALPFTPPVKLYLLNGQEALIGYYVLTRREEPYESQTLEMYDALGSESLLFSFLTRSGQRDGAFVEESQKWFDGLWETITTDLTLS; encoded by the coding sequence TTGGTCGTGACCCAGGAGAACGTGGCAGTGAACGGCAGCAGAAGGCTCTCGCCGCAGGAGATCGCCGACATCCTGCGGGACCGCATCCGCGCGGGCGACCTGCGCGCCGGCGACCGCCTGCCCACCCAGGCGGAGCTCGCCGACGAGTTCGGCGTGGAGCGCGGCACGGTCCGCCAAGCCCTGCGCGCGCTCCAGGACGACGGCCTGCTCAGCAACGTCAGCAAGGGCAGCCCGCCGCGGATCGCCGAGGTCACCCACACCCGGGACGAACCCCAGCCGACGATGGTCGCGCTCGCGCCGCGGCTGGTGGAGGCGTTCGCCGCGCCGCGCGTGCGGATAGACGTCGTCTGCCACACGGCGGAGACCCTGATGCTGGCCATCGGCGACCCGGTCCGCAAGATCCACGAGGGCACCCTGCGCCCCGAGTCGATCGACGTCCGCATCCTGGTGCCGTCCCGGGAGATCACCCTCGCCTTCCCGGTCTCCGTCGACAGCGACGCCGACGACGACCCGGTCCACCAGCGCTGGCTGGACATGCGCAACGCCCAGGGCCACGTCCTGCGGCACAACCTCCGCGCCCTGCGCTCCTCGCACGGCATCGACGTACGGGTCACGTTCCGCGCGCTGCCGTTCACCCCGCCGGTGAAGCTGTACCTGCTCAACGGGCAGGAGGCGCTGATCGGTTACTACGTCCTCACCCGGCGGGAGGAACCGTACGAGAGCCAGACCCTGGAGATGTACGACGCCCTGGGCTCCGAATCCCTCCTCTTCTCCTTCCTCACACGCTCGGGCCAGCGAGACGGCGCGTTCGTGGAGGAGTCGCAGAAGTGGTTCGACGGGCTCTGGGAAACCATCACCACGGACCTGACACTCTCCTAG
- a CDS encoding RsiG family protein translates to MSTPSTGQSPGFVSLIRGEPPRAPTSIQAVRPPTQRTDSPMPEPAPAVPELGVLRLPELRGLRRDAQRDEADLSYVRRLLQGRIDILRAEVGRRTESPGEVRDDGHGVPVVGEASVVARLSEILTDGPARHRSSARHVTVGTPYSEEYRLLAAEMLSEVELSDLEARTDLELSTAMGRLVRYEQQVSRRRQQLQRTADDCSAEIARRYREGEAQVDDLLM, encoded by the coding sequence ATGAGCACACCGAGTACGGGGCAGTCACCCGGGTTCGTATCGCTGATCCGGGGGGAGCCGCCAAGGGCGCCGACGTCGATCCAGGCGGTGCGTCCGCCCACCCAGCGAACGGACAGTCCGATGCCGGAGCCCGCGCCCGCCGTACCCGAACTGGGCGTCCTGCGCCTGCCCGAACTGCGCGGCCTGCGCAGGGACGCGCAGCGGGACGAGGCCGATCTGAGTTACGTACGGCGGCTGTTGCAGGGGCGTATCGACATCCTGCGGGCCGAGGTGGGACGGCGTACGGAATCCCCCGGGGAGGTCCGGGACGACGGCCACGGGGTGCCGGTCGTCGGGGAGGCGTCGGTCGTCGCGCGGCTGTCGGAGATCCTCACCGACGGGCCCGCCAGACACCGTTCGTCGGCGCGGCACGTGACCGTGGGGACGCCGTACAGCGAGGAGTACCGGCTGCTGGCCGCCGAGATGCTCTCCGAGGTCGAACTGTCCGACCTGGAGGCGCGTACGGATCTGGAGCTGAGCACCGCGATGGGGCGGCTCGTGCGGTACGAGCAGCAGGTCTCGCGGCGGCGGCAGCAGTTGCAGCGGACGGCCGACGACTGCAGCGCGGAGATCGCCCGCAGATACCGCGAGGGCGAGGCCCAGGTCGACGACCTGCTCATGTAG